The genomic stretch ATTGCAAGAAATCAATTTGGATCTCATGAAAGAGCTTGTTGCCTCTTCAGATCTCTTGGTGTTTGAAGTAGAGATAGACTTATACACTATACTGAAAAAGTGGATGTTTCTGCAGCTAGAACCTACATGGTCAGGATCCCCAAGAGAACTATTGACTGCAGCTGACTTGTGCTTTGCCAAGTGCAAAAGCGATGCAAATGGTGCCCCTTTTCTGGAAACTGACCAGGGGAGAGCCTTTGTGTCAGTGTTCCAGCGAGTAAGGCTCCCCTACATCATCTGTGACCTGCCTTCAGCACAAATTATTGACCATGATGCACTGATCCCTGCATCATGGGTGAGCCCAATATATAAAGATCTATGGCTAGCACTTCTTCGAGCAGAGCAGTCCAGAGAACTTGGGCCAGTGGATATCCATGTATCTgatgtcagtggaaccagtatgcGTTGTGCAGGCCAACTTCAAAGGGATGAGCAATGCAGCTGGACCTGGTCTGGCTTCAACTTTGGCTGGGACTTGGTAGTTCAATATATCAACAGGCGTATTATATTCCGTCGCAGTGCTTTGAACAAATCCTGTGGCTTTGGTGTCAGCTTACTCTGGCAGAGAAAGATTGCCTTCCGTCTGCGTGTGATCTCATTAGATACAAAAGGAACAGCTGTTTTGAGGAGGGACACAAACTATCATGTCCTCTGCCTGAGAAAGGATCAAGAGCTGGAGGTGATCAGCCTAGAAAACGAAGACATAATTTTCCCCATGTATGTAGCATGCAACTTCCTGTACCTTCCCGGAGGGAGTGGCCACAGTAGAGaatcaggcagatctccaagAAGATAAGAAGCTCTTCCATGAGGTCAAGGGTTGGCAACAACCTGTCTACCTCTACGAAA from Cricetulus griseus strain 17A/GY chromosome X, alternate assembly CriGri-PICRH-1.0, whole genome shotgun sequence encodes the following:
- the LOC100771264 gene encoding germ cell-less protein-like 1, which gives rise to MGTVSSLMRLRGNPPAEEAPAAGDGEAAEAGPAFVREEQGVEQARITTRRVGRKRSASPAGPSAKLSRESLPQDTAKSPFRRRGESDVKICAFGEEWCLHKCYLCRSGYFASMFSGAWRETDMTTIEMQMPDENIDRESFYEALVYLYSNSIPIPPHRIIAVLSTACMLQLDEVIQQCEEMMKASLTADTVCSYYYSAEDYGLQCVQSVCRQWLLDNLMTRQNDEILQEINLDLMKELVASSDLLVFEVEIDLYTILKKWMFLQLEPTWSGSPRELLTAADLCFAKCKSDANGAPFLETDQGRAFVSVFQRVRLPYIICDLPSAQIIDHDALIPASWVSPIYKDLWLALLRAEQSRELGPVDIHVSDVSGTSMRCAGQLQRDEQCSWTWSGFNFGWDLVVQYINRRIIFRRSALNKSCGFGVSLLWQRKIAFRLRVISLDTKGTAVLRRDTNYHVLCLRKDQELEVISLENEDIIFPMYVACNFLYLPGGSGHSRESGRSPRR